The genomic window GGGGATATTCACAGCCACTCCTTTTTAGCAAAATTACAAAAACGTAAGTTACATCATTATATTGATAAACATGAAATATCGCGTTTTAAGTTAGAAGAGCATGCAAAGCAATTATTTAATGATGATGGAGAGCAAGATGTTGCCAACCCGCTTTTAGCATCATGGGGTAAGTTAGGAAGAGATAGCCTGTACTTTATTTCTCAAATAGAAAATGCGAATGAAATTTCGGCTTTTGTTGATACAGATAGAAAGAGCTTATTGCAAAATTTACAGCAAGATATTTTAGATCTTGAAAATCATGCACAATTAGGTGAAACACTAGAGGATTTTAATAGTAGTTTAGGTAAGCGATCTTTAGACATTATAGATGAATCTGTCTCTTTTCATTCTTGCCATAGCCCACAACGGGAAGTGGAAGTATTGCAAGATAAACTACTGACTTTATTTGAACAAGATCCTACCTTGACGCCACGAGATGTGATCGTCATGGTTTCAGATATAGATAGCTATACCCCATTTATTCAAGCTGTCTTTGGTAATACAACTTCCTCGCGCTACATTCCTTTTTCTATATCGGATAGAAAAGCCTTACAAGCACACCCTATATTACAATCATTTATATTACTACTTGATTTACCCCAAAGCCGTTTCTCAACTGAGCAAGTGCTTACATTACTTGAAGTATCTGCATTTGCAGCCCGTTTTGATATTGATGAAGGCGAGCTAAATTTATTGCGTAAATGGGTACATGAGTCAGGAATTCGCTGGGGATTAGATGATGATAATGTTCGTTCTTTATCATTGCCTGTGATAGGCCAAAATACATGGGAGTTTGGTTTAAGCCGCATGTTACTCGGGTATGCAATGGACAGCCGATACGGGCCTTGGCATGATGTGTTGCCTTATGACGAGTGTAGTGGTCTTGCTGCTCAACTTGCAGGTAAGCTTGCGCTATTAGTGAATACATTGAGGGAGTGGAGAACGCTATTAGCATCAGAACGCACATTAAATGATTGGAAAGGTATTAGCCAAGAATTAATTGAGAGTTTCTTTAAAGTAGATACTGATACCCAGTTAGTACTTACTTTAGTTTCAGATAAATGGCATCAAATTATTGATAATGCAATTAATTCAGGTTATTACGAAGAGGTGCCATTACGTTTGATCCGTGATGAGCTAGCGGTTTGTTTTGATGATGAAAAAATAAGCCAGCGCTTTTTAGCAGGAGCAGTTAACTTCTGTACTTTGATGCCGATGCGTTCAGTTCCTTTTAAAGTGATCTGTTTACTTGGCATGAATGATGGAATTTATCCTCGTACTATCCCACCGTTAGGTTTTGACTTAATGGCCGAAAAAGTAATGAGGGGCGATAGAAAGCGTCGAGATGATGATCGTTATTTATTTTTAGAAGCCCTAAACTCGGCAGATCAGCAACTCTATATCAGCTATGTTGGGTTATCTATTCAAGATAACCAACCTTGTAATCCATCAGTATTAGTTACAGAGCTTTTAGATTACATTTGTCAGAGCTTTTGTTTACAGGGTGATGAGGATCTTGATATTGATGAAAGTGCTTTACGCGTAAGACAGCACCTTATTACTCAGCATAATCGGGTTCCTTTTGCTAAAGAGAATTTTATTCAGGGTTCACCTCACCAAAGTTTTGCAGATGAATGGTTACCTGCGGCAAATACAACTTTTCAAGAAAATCCTCCTTTTATTTCCAAGCTTGCTTTGCGCGATCAGGTGACAGAAATAACACTTGAACAACTTTTGCGCTTTTATCGGCATCCAATCAGAGCTTTTTTCCAACAACGATTAAAAGTGCATTTTTCAATTGAAGAGACAGAGTTACCAGAAGATGAACCTTTTCAGTTAGATAGGTTACAACGCTATAAAATGAATGAGCAGGTTTTATCTCTGCTAGTTAATGATGAACAACCAACACATTTACATCAAGCGTTGAAAGCCGCGGGACAACTACCTGCTAAACAATTTGGTCAATTGCTTTGGGAACAGCAAGTTAATGAAATGGTACCACTTGCTGAGAAAATTAAAGAACGTCTGGAACCGACTTTTAACCATATCATTGATACTGAAATAAATGGTATTAAGATAACGGGTGTATTGAAAAATATTCATCAGACAGGAATATTGCGTTATCGACCTGCATATCTAACAGCAAATGATGGCATTCAACTGTGGATTGAACATTTACTGTTTAGTTTATCTATTGGTGAAGGTGAGAGTATTACACTGGGCAGAGATAATAGTATTTGGGCATTTTCTAGTGTAAAACCAGATAAAGCCTATGATTATCTTGAGCAGTTAATTCAAGGTTATTGTGAAGGACAAAATTCACCTTTGTTATTGTTGAATCAAAGCTGTTGGAACTGGCTATCCGCTTGTTTTGATAAAAAATCTAAGCAGTACGATTTTACCTCTGAAGAGGTTCAGCAAAAAGCGTTGTCAACTTTGTTACAGAGTTTGCAAGGCTCAGCAATGAAACGAGGTGATATGGAAGATGATTATGTTTTACGTGCATGCAGGCAAATTGATCAACAACTGATTCAATCGCTTCAAGAAAATAGCCATCGTTATCTTCAACCAATGACAGAGTATTTAAAATAAACAGGAGAGCATTGAAGGATGCGACATTTATCCAAAAGTATCGCTCAGTTTTTCTTATTGTTCACTTTAATGATTTTGGGAAGTGCCGCCATTGCGCAGCCTCTTTGGCAAGTTTTACCAGAAACTATCAATAAAAGTGATAATGATCCAAGGCTTTATCAAGCGATAAAGTTAAATAATGGTATGACAGTTTTATTGGTTTCAGATCCGAAAGCAACGAAGTCATTAGCTGCGGTTTCTATCCCAGTAGGCAGCCTTGAAAACCCAGACAGTCAGTTAGGGTTAGCACACTACTTAGAACATATGGTATTAATGGGGTCGAAAAAATACCCTGAACCAAGTAGTTTGTCTGAGTTTTTGCAAAAACATGGTGGTAGCCATAATGCGAGCACAGCAGCACATCGCACAGCCTATTATCTTGAAGTTGAAAATGGTGCTTTAGAAGCTGCAACAGATAGACTTGCTGATGCATTAGCGGAGCCTTTGCTTGATCCTACTAATGCAGATAGAGAGCGTAATGCCGTAAATGCAGAGTTGACAATGGCTCGTTCTCGGGATGGCATGCGTATGTGGCAAGTACGTTCAGAAACTTTAAACCCACAGCATCCAAACTCCCGTTTTTCTGGTGGTAATTTAGAAACATTAAAAGATAAGCCTAATAGTAAATTACAAAATGAGCTTATCGGCTTCTATAAACAATATTATTCAGCAAATATCATGAATGGTGTTCTTTATGGTAATGAATCTATAGAAGCGTTGGCAAAAATTGCATCAGAAACGTTTGGTCGTATCCCTAATTTAGATATAAAAGCGCCAGAAACAAATATTCCCGCAATCACTGATAATGAAAAAGGTATCATTATCCATTATGTGCCTGCTCAGCCACAAAAAGCGATTCAGTTAGAGTTTAGTATTAAAAACAATATGGCTGATTTTCGCAGTAAAAGTGATGAATATATTGGTTATTTAATTGGAAATCGTAGCCCAGGAACACTTGCTGATTGGTTGATTTCTCAAGGGTTAGCGGAGGGAATTAGTGCATCTGCAATGCCAAATGCTGACCGTAATGATGGTACTTTTTCTATCTATATTACGTTGACAGATAAAGGCTTAAAAGAGCGCAATGAAATTATTGCTGCTGTTTTTAAATATATTGATCAAATAAAGCAAGATGGTGTCACTACAGGTTATTTTAATGAGATCAAAAACGTATTAAATCTCTCTTTCCGCTACGGCTCAATCGTAAGAGATATGAATTACATTGAGTGGCTTTCTGACCAAATGATTAATGTCCCAGTAAATCATGTATTAGATTCAGGTTATATTGCTGATAAATATGATCCAGCGGCTATTAAGGCTCGGTTATCTGAGCTGACAGCGAAAAATGCAAGGGTTTGGTTCATCAGTGAAAAAGAGCCACATAACAAGAAAGCATATTTTGTAGATGCGCCTTATCAAGTCGATAAAATCACGGACAAGCAATATACAATGTGGGATCAACTTGAATCTAAAATGGAATTCAAGCTGCCTGAGTTAAACCCGTATATTGCAAATAACTTATCATTGATTAAAGCGGATAAAGCTTATAAACACCCAGAAATGGTTTACCAAGATGGAAATACTCGTGTGTTATATATGCCGAGTCAATATTTCGCTGATGAACCAAAAGCAAGCATTAGCTTGGCTCTGAAAACAAAAGAAGGTGAGCAGGATGCTAAATCTCAGGTAACCGGTTCATTATTGCAATATATTGCTTCATTAAAAATGGATGAATTGCAATATCAAGCCTCTGTAGCTGGAATGTCTGTATCCGTTTCACAGGGTCTTGGTCTGAATTTTTATGCTAGCGGATATACTCAGCACTTACCTGAACTATTCTTGTCAATGACCAAGTTGTACTTAAGTTTTGAGCCAACTGAAAGAGAGCTTGAGCAAGCTAAATCTTGGTATAGAGAACAAATTAAAGTTGCAGATAACGCGAAAGCATATGAATTAGCTATGCAGCCATTTAATCGTGTTAAGAGCGTTCCTTACTTTGAACAAAAAGAGCAATTGGCATCACTAGATAGCATTTCTTTAAAAGACCTTACTGATTATCGTGCAAAAATGGTTGAAAGTTCAGCATTACAAGCATTGATTATCGGTAACCTTACCAAGGCTCAGGGCATTAAGACAATTCAAGATGCTCGAGAATTACTGAAAAGCAAAGGTACCAATTGGTGGCGTGGAGATGTTGTTACTGTTGATAAACCTTATTTAGCTGATTTTCATAAGCAAGGAAATAGTACAGATAATGCGCTTGCCGAAATCTTTGTTCCGGAAGGATATGGTCGTTTAGAAGGCGCAGTGTTGTCAGGTTTATTATCTAACATCATCCAACCTTGGTTCTATGATCAACTTAGAACTCAAGAACAGCTTGGCTATGCTGTTTTCTCATTTAAAGCTGGTTTAGGTGAACAATGGGGAATTGGTTTCTTACTACAAAGTAATGCTAAAACGCCTAGCTACCTAAATACGCGTTATCAAGAGTTTTATAGCACAGCATTTAAGAAGCTAAAGGAATTGCCAGAAAAGGATTTTGAGCAATATAGGCAAGCGATTATTACTGAAATGCAACAACCACCGCAAACATTCTATGATGAGGTGGGTCGTTTCTTCTCAGATTTTAGCCGTAATATTTTTACCTTTGATACACGAGAAAAAGTGTTAGCCATGTATTCAACAGTAACGAAACAGCAAGTGGTTGACTATTATGATAAAGCCGTTATGAAACGTCAGGGACTCGCATTTGCATCTCAAATAACAGGTCAAGGTGTGGACCAAAAAACGGGCTATGCAGTATTAAAGGACTGGATTATTTATCCAAATGCTTCTGAATTACAAAAAGTTTTACCCGTAAAGGAAGAGAGTGAGTGATTAACATGCAGAAGAGTTCTTTATCGTTAGATCCTTTTTCATTGCCTTTACATGGACAAAGGCTTATTGAAGCATCTGCCGGTACAGGTAAAACCTATACAATAGGGCTTCTCTATCTGCGTTTATTACTTGGGTTAGGGGGGAGAATGCTTTCTCCCGACCTTTGAGTGTTGAAGAAATTCTCGTCGTGACATTCACAGAAGCGGCAACTAATGAATTGCGCGGGCGTATTCGCCTGCGTATTCATGAAATGCGTTTGGCATGTTTACGTAATGGAATTGGTTTAAAGGAAGGATCAGAATATCTCACGTTACTTGAGCAGATAAAAACACCAGAACAACGTGAGTTTGCGGCAAATTGGTTGTTGATTGCAGAGAGACAAATGGATGAAGCTGCAATTTATACTATCCATGGTTTTTGCCAAAGGATGTTAGTCCAGAATGCTTTTGAATCGGGTGTATTATTTGAACAAACAATGATCCAAGATGAACTACCAATTCAGAAGCAAGCTTGTGCAGATTTTTGGCGGCGACATTTTTATCCCATTGATTATTCAATGGCAAAAGTAGTTTCATCTCATTGGAATGGTCCTGAAGCATTACTTTCAGATATTAAACCGTTTTTGCAAGGTGATATGCCGTATATCGTCAATGAGAATAAGGTGGATGAAACACTTGAGGAACGGCATAACCGATTAATTACATTGATAAAAAATGTAAAATCTTCATGGGCTGCTGGTAGTGCAGAATTTGCTAAATTGATTACAGATTCAGATGTTGATAAGCGGAGCTATAGTTCTCGTTTCTTACCCAATTGGCTAGATAAAATGGCGAATTGGGCGCAAGAGGAAACTGTAGATTATCAATTACCTAAAGAAATTGAGCGCTTCTCACAAACTATTTTACATGATAAGTCTAAAAGTGGTTCTGGACCTGAGCATATTGCATTTGCACAGATAGATGAATTGCTTGCTGAATCATTGACGATTAAAGACTTAATTATTCCCCTTGCAATCACAGAGATCAGAACATCCATAGCACATGAAAAGCATAGCCGTGGTGAAATGGGGTTTGATGATTTACTGACTCGCTTAGATAAAGCATTGAAACATGAGGGTGGACAGTATTTAGCGGATGCTGTTAGCCAGCGTTTTCCGGTTGCCATGATTGATGAGTTTCAGGATACAGATCCACAGCAATATCGTATTTTTCAACGTATTTACCAAGGCAAAGCACATAGCGCCTTATTATTTATTGGCGATCCCAAACAAGCTATTTATGCTTTTCGTGGTGCGGATATATTTACTTATATTGAAGCTAAAAAACAAGTTAGTGCTCACTATACATTAGGAACTAATCACCGCTCTTCTGAGCAGATGGTTTCGGCAGTTAATCAAATCTTTAGTCATTGTAATAACCCTTTCATTTTTGAACAAATACCGTTTAATCCTGTCAATTTCTCCCAAAAAAATGCGGGTAAATCATTACATCATGATGGGCAAGATATTAAAGCGTTAACTTTTTGGCAAATTGATGCTGAAGCGCTTTCTATAGCCGATTATGAACAAAATATGGCTGCACAATGTGCTGCACAGGTTAGTGAGTGGTTACAAGGGGGATTACAAGGTAGTACTTTTTTTCAGCATATTGATGGAGAATGTTTACCTGTTTCCGCGTCTGATATCACGGTTTTAGTAAGAAGTCGCCGAGAAGCAATATTAATACGTAATGCATTGAATCAGCTGAATATTCCTTCTGTATTCCAATCAAATAGAGAAAGCGTATTTGCAACTCAAGAAGCGCGTGACCTTCTATGGATATTACAAGCGGTATTATCACCCGAAAAAGAACGTGTTTTGCGAAGTGCATTAGCGGCTGGAATTCTTGGATTAAGTGCAAAAGATATAGATGAGCTTAATTATAATGAAAGAGAATGGGAAAAATTAGTTGATGAATTTACTCGATATGCGGTGATTTGGCATACTCGCGGCGTTCTCCCTATGCTACGAGTTTTGATGTCTAAAAGGCATATTGCAGAAAGCTTACTTTCTACAACTGAAGGTGAGCGCCGTTTGATGGATGTCATGCATATTGGTGAATTACTTCAAGAAATGTCCCTTCAATTAGAAGGTGAACATACATTAGTTCGCTGGCTAACTCAGCAAATTGCTCATCCTGATCATCAAGCTAATTCACAGCAAATGCGCCTAGAAAGCGATAAACACTTAGTTCAAATTAGCACAATTCATAAATCAAAAGGCCTTGAATATAAAATTGTTTGGTTGCCTTTTGCCTGTAATTTTTTACCGCAGTCAAAAGCGCTCTATCATGATAGGGATGATTATAAAACTCACTTAGATTTGGCAGATAATAAAGAAAATATTGAGCTAGCTGATGAGGAGCGTTTAGCGGAAGATTTACGATTATTATATGTTGCGCTAACTCGTGCTATTTACCATTGTAGTGTTGGCATTGCGCCTATTATTAAAGGTAATCGTAAAAAAAGTGGTGAAACAGATATACATTTATCGGCTATTGGCTATTTAATTCAGCAAAGTCAGGCTGGAGATGTTGTACTCCTGAATGAAAACTTAGCCAAATTAAAAAGTACAGTGATTGATGTTTTGCCTGTTGAGCAGATAAATGCAAAACCATTATTACTTGATCAAAATAATGATGAAACATTATCTGCTAAACAGTTTAATCGCTCATTAAACACTTATTGGCGGGTAACTAGTTATTCTGGTTTGAGCTATAGCAGTGGAGGGCATAATGAAATTGAACAAACTATCTCTTCTGAGCAATTAGCTAATTCATTGGCACCTAAAATGGATATTGAAGCCAGTACTGATGACTTATCACAAGAAATGGATGAATCGACTTTCACACCTCATCAGTTTCCTAAAGGGGCGAATCCCGGAACATTTTTGCATAGTTTAATGGAGGAAATTGATTTTTCTAAAGATATTTCAATCGAATGGTTGATTGAAAAATTAGAAGGATCAGGCTTCGATGTAAAATGGGCACCGATGTTGCAACAGTGGTTGACGGCTATTCTTCAGGTTCCTTTGTCTGACGATGGTTTATGTTTGTCTGCTTTAGCGGAGCAAGACAAGCTTGATGAAATGCAATTTTACTTACCAATTGAACATTTATTAGAGGCAAACTCTTACGATCAACTTGCTCACCGTTATGATCCCCTTTCTGCTGTTTGCCCGCCACTTAATTTTGAAAAAGTGCAAGGGATCTTAAAGGGTTTTATTGATCTTACTTTCTTATGGAAAGGGAAATTCTATTTATTAGATTATAAATCTAATTATTTAGGTGAAGATGAGAATGGTTATACACAAGAAGCCATGTCAGAAGCCATGATTGATCACCGCTATGATCTACAATATCAGCTATATTCATTGGCATTGCATCGTTATCTTAAACAAAGATTGCCGAATTATCGTTATGGTGAACATTTTGGTGGTGTTTATTACCTCTTTTTACGAGGGGTTAGTGATATAGAATCAAAAAATGGGATTTTTTTCTATCGTCCTGAAGAAGAATTTATTGAGGAGCTTGACCTGTTATTTCATGATCCGATAAAACAGGATAATCAATCATGATAAAAACACTGTTTAAAAAAGCGATAGAAAAACGTCTGCTTACTCCACTTGATGTGCAATTTGCTTATCATATTATCAGGGATGAAAATCCAATATTACTTTTAGTTGCTGCATTTTTGAGTGCAGAAACCATGGCAGGGCATGTCTGTTTATCCATAACAGACATTACTCCCGAACAACTTTTTTCAGGGCGTCATCCTGAATTAGCCATAGAATTTTGGCGTGCTATTGGTGATACTGATGCGGAAGCTATTTTTGAAACAATCAAAAATGCACCATCAGTTACGTTAGCTGGAGAAAATAAATTATCTCCATTTGTTTTATCGGGATCATTTTTATATTTCCAACGTTTATGGCAGTACGAACAAAATGTTTCTCAGTATTTTTCACATGCTGGCTCACTAAACCAGCATGCTCAAGATATTAAACTTACCTTAGATTCATTATTTTCACATGCAGATGATATAGATTGGCAAAAAGTTGCTGCTGCGGTTGCCGTTACAAGTAAAGTTTCTGTCATTTCAGGTGGACCAGGTACAGGGAAAACAACCACGGTAGCGCGAATTCTTGCCGCTTTAATCAAATTAGCTGTTGCGAATAACCAAACGATAAATATTGAATTAGCCGCTCCAACGGGTAAGGCAGCAGCACGCCTGACTGAATCTTTAGGCGCTGCTTTGGCTGGCTTATCACTCAATGCTGAAGAAAGCCGAATGTTACCAAACCAAGCGAAAACGCTTCACCGATTACTTGGTGCCCAGCCAGAAAGTCAGCATTTTCGTTATAATCGTGATAATAATCTGATATTAGATGTTTTAATTGTTGATGAAGCTTCAATGGTCGATTTGCCAATGATGAGCAAGTTGATTGAAGCTTTACCTCCTGATGCAAGATTGATTTTTTTAGGTGATAAAGACCAATTAGCATCCGTTGAAGCTGGGGCTGTTCTCGGGGATATTTGCCAATTTGCCAATATGGGATATAGCTTACAGCGCGCCAACGAATTGACTCAGTTGACTGGCTATTCTCTTGATAATTTCACTTCTGAAAAAGGTCCATTGATCCGAAATAATTTATGTTTACTACGCAAAAGCTATCGTTTTTCATCTTCTTCAGGTATTGGTCAGCTTGCCTCTGCCGTTAATGAGGGTAATGCAAAACAAGTAGAAAAATTATTGAATAATGAGCTGAATGATGTAAATAGCTATTCTCAAGATACCGAAGATGATTATGCACAAATGCTGATAGCCGCAGCGGGTCATTATCAAGATTATTTATTAGCCGTAAAAGCAAATAGTTCAGCTGAGCAAGTACTACATAAGTTTAATCAATATCGTTTGTTATCAGCATTAAGAGATGGGCCTTACGGCGTGATAGGATTAAATGAAAAATTAGAAAAGCTCCTTCAACGGCAAGGATTGATTCATCGCTCTTTTAATCAATCTAATAAGCATTATGCGGGTAGGCCGATTATGATCAGCCGTAATGATAGCCCTCTTGGATTATTTAATGGTGATATTGGCATTATTTTGCCCGATACCGATGGTGCATTGAGAGCCTATTTCCAATTCCCTGATGGCACTATTAAAGGGATCCAGCCTAATCGTTTACCTTTACATGAAACTGCTTATGCGATGACAGTTCATAAATCACAAGGCTCGGAATTTACGCATACGGCATTAGTATTACCAAAAGTATATTCACCAGTAATTACCCGAGAGTTGGTTTACACGGCGATAACCAGAGCAAAAAAAGAGCTTTCGTTATACTGTAGTCCTAAAATATTACGTCGAGCAATTGAAACGCCAACCCGGCGCCGTAGTGGACTTGCTATGCAGTTAATGGCAACGAACGCAGTTAATGGCAAGATATAGTATAAATATTACGTAGTAAATTATAAATATATTGTTTATAACCAATGAGATAACTGAAAAGCAAAGGATAAAAATATGGATAAGCAGCAAGAAATGACGGCGATGACCATAACGTTAAATGCTCGGATTGAGCCAGAAAGACGTGCTGATTTAGAAAATGCATTTTCAGAAGTCATGACAGGCATGGGAAAAAATGTACAAATTACAGGTGGTGGCACTTTATTATCCGATGA from Providencia sneebia DSM 19967 includes these protein-coding regions:
- the recD gene encoding exodeoxyribonuclease V subunit alpha, with protein sequence MKTLFKKAIEKRLLTPLDVQFAYHIIRDENPILLLVAAFLSAETMAGHVCLSITDITPEQLFSGRHPELAIEFWRAIGDTDAEAIFETIKNAPSVTLAGENKLSPFVLSGSFLYFQRLWQYEQNVSQYFSHAGSLNQHAQDIKLTLDSLFSHADDIDWQKVAAAVAVTSKVSVISGGPGTGKTTTVARILAALIKLAVANNQTINIELAAPTGKAAARLTESLGAALAGLSLNAEESRMLPNQAKTLHRLLGAQPESQHFRYNRDNNLILDVLIVDEASMVDLPMMSKLIEALPPDARLIFLGDKDQLASVEAGAVLGDICQFANMGYSLQRANELTQLTGYSLDNFTSEKGPLIRNNLCLLRKSYRFSSSSGIGQLASAVNEGNAKQVEKLLNNELNDVNSYSQDTEDDYAQMLIAAAGHYQDYLLAVKANSSAEQVLHKFNQYRLLSALRDGPYGVIGLNEKLEKLLQRQGLIHRSFNQSNKHYAGRPIMISRNDSPLGLFNGDIGIILPDTDGALRAYFQFPDGTIKGIQPNRLPLHETAYAMTVHKSQGSEFTHTALVLPKVYSPVITRELVYTAITRAKKELSLYCSPKILRRAIETPTRRRSGLAMQLMATNAVNGKI
- the ptrA gene encoding pitrilysin, which translates into the protein MRHLSKSIAQFFLLFTLMILGSAAIAQPLWQVLPETINKSDNDPRLYQAIKLNNGMTVLLVSDPKATKSLAAVSIPVGSLENPDSQLGLAHYLEHMVLMGSKKYPEPSSLSEFLQKHGGSHNASTAAHRTAYYLEVENGALEAATDRLADALAEPLLDPTNADRERNAVNAELTMARSRDGMRMWQVRSETLNPQHPNSRFSGGNLETLKDKPNSKLQNELIGFYKQYYSANIMNGVLYGNESIEALAKIASETFGRIPNLDIKAPETNIPAITDNEKGIIIHYVPAQPQKAIQLEFSIKNNMADFRSKSDEYIGYLIGNRSPGTLADWLISQGLAEGISASAMPNADRNDGTFSIYITLTDKGLKERNEIIAAVFKYIDQIKQDGVTTGYFNEIKNVLNLSFRYGSIVRDMNYIEWLSDQMINVPVNHVLDSGYIADKYDPAAIKARLSELTAKNARVWFISEKEPHNKKAYFVDAPYQVDKITDKQYTMWDQLESKMEFKLPELNPYIANNLSLIKADKAYKHPEMVYQDGNTRVLYMPSQYFADEPKASISLALKTKEGEQDAKSQVTGSLLQYIASLKMDELQYQASVAGMSVSVSQGLGLNFYASGYTQHLPELFLSMTKLYLSFEPTERELEQAKSWYREQIKVADNAKAYELAMQPFNRVKSVPYFEQKEQLASLDSISLKDLTDYRAKMVESSALQALIIGNLTKAQGIKTIQDARELLKSKGTNWWRGDVVTVDKPYLADFHKQGNSTDNALAEIFVPEGYGRLEGAVLSGLLSNIIQPWFYDQLRTQEQLGYAVFSFKAGLGEQWGIGFLLQSNAKTPSYLNTRYQEFYSTAFKKLKELPEKDFEQYRQAIITEMQQPPQTFYDEVGRFFSDFSRNIFTFDTREKVLAMYSTVTKQQVVDYYDKAVMKRQGLAFASQITGQGVDQKTGYAVLKDWIIYPNASELQKVLPVKEESE
- the recC gene encoding exodeoxyribonuclease V subunit gamma, producing MFQVYHSNQLDILKELIAHLIENEPLSHPFEKEIILVQSPGMSQWLQIELAKRFGIAANIYYPLPATFIWDMFRRVLPNIPKESAFTKQAMSWKLMKILPEVIHEEEFAPLRHYLQQDLDKRKLHQLSGRIADLFDQYLVYRPQWIEKWQQNDLVDDLSINQLWQKRLWLKLVEYTEELEQSPWHRANLYQSFIDTLATSTDLKKILPKRIFICGISSFPPVYLQALHAIAEHTDIHLMFTNPCRYYWGDIHSHSFLAKLQKRKLHHYIDKHEISRFKLEEHAKQLFNDDGEQDVANPLLASWGKLGRDSLYFISQIENANEISAFVDTDRKSLLQNLQQDILDLENHAQLGETLEDFNSSLGKRSLDIIDESVSFHSCHSPQREVEVLQDKLLTLFEQDPTLTPRDVIVMVSDIDSYTPFIQAVFGNTTSSRYIPFSISDRKALQAHPILQSFILLLDLPQSRFSTEQVLTLLEVSAFAARFDIDEGELNLLRKWVHESGIRWGLDDDNVRSLSLPVIGQNTWEFGLSRMLLGYAMDSRYGPWHDVLPYDECSGLAAQLAGKLALLVNTLREWRTLLASERTLNDWKGISQELIESFFKVDTDTQLVLTLVSDKWHQIIDNAINSGYYEEVPLRLIRDELAVCFDDEKISQRFLAGAVNFCTLMPMRSVPFKVICLLGMNDGIYPRTIPPLGFDLMAEKVMRGDRKRRDDDRYLFLEALNSADQQLYISYVGLSIQDNQPCNPSVLVTELLDYICQSFCLQGDEDLDIDESALRVRQHLITQHNRVPFAKENFIQGSPHQSFADEWLPAANTTFQENPPFISKLALRDQVTEITLEQLLRFYRHPIRAFFQQRLKVHFSIEETELPEDEPFQLDRLQRYKMNEQVLSLLVNDEQPTHLHQALKAAGQLPAKQFGQLLWEQQVNEMVPLAEKIKERLEPTFNHIIDTEINGIKITGVLKNIHQTGILRYRPAYLTANDGIQLWIEHLLFSLSIGEGESITLGRDNSIWAFSSVKPDKAYDYLEQLIQGYCEGQNSPLLLLNQSCWNWLSACFDKKSKQYDFTSEEVQQKALSTLLQSLQGSAMKRGDMEDDYVLRACRQIDQQLIQSLQENSHRYLQPMTEYLK